agcctgtcatatctgatcctgtaagatatgatcccctctattaatacagagcctgtcatatctgatcctgtaagatacgatcccctctattaatacagagcctgtcatatctgatcctgtaagatacgatcccctctattaatacagagcctgtcatatctgatcctgtaagatacaatcccctctattaatacagagcctgtcatatctgatcctgtaagataagatcccctctattaatacagagcctggaCCTCTGGCGTGTCATTTACACAGGATGCTGCTACCAATTGAACAGTACTGATTGAACTAATTAATGCATATTTGATTACATGTCTGAAACAGTAAACTCAGCTCTTAGCAGACAGAATGGATTCCACTGCAGGTAAAAAAAGGCGGTGCGtttgaattcagtttcactttacTGTCACGTAACTACCCAGTGTAACCATGTTAAAAACAAGCAAGCCAGGGATTCATATCATTACTGTACTGTTAGAAAGATGAAACAAGATTTGTTGTCCCCCTGCAaagtcagtttgtgtttgtgatcgctttcttgttgttgtttctgtctcTGGTTAACACGCACGTCTGATTACTTTGGCATAAGAATTGACTGAGAAAGCACAGCAAGCGCTTTTTGGAATTCCATTTTGTAAATTGTCAAATaatgtattgtagcgtgcacagggctGATAGGCGACGCAATCtgaaaagacataagcccgatagatgcttatgtcttcgtgtgtgattatgtcacctaccagccccgctgctgccttcccccggtgcacgctacactctcccctgccagccccgctgctgccttcccccgtgcacgctacgctctcccctgccagccacgctgctgccttcccccgtgcatgccacgctctcccctgccagccccgctgctgccttccccgtgcacactacactctcccctgccagccacgctgctgccttcccccgtgcacgctacactctcccctgccagccacgctgctgccttcccccgtgcacgctacactctcccctgccagccccgctgctgccttcccccgtgcacgctacgctctcccctgccagccccgctgctgccttccccgtgcacgctacactctcccctgccagccccgctgctgccttcccccgtgcatgccacgctctcccctgccagccccgctgctgccttcccccgtgcacgctacactctcccctgccagccacgctgctgccttcccccgtgcacgctacactctcccctgccagccccgctgctgccttcccccgtgcacgctacactctcccctgccagccccgctgctgccttcccctgtgaacgctacactctcccctgccagccccgctgctgccttcccccgtgcgcgctacactctcccctgccagccacgctgctgccttcccccgtgcacgctacactctcccctgccagccccgctgctgccttcccccgtgcacgctacactctcccctgccagccccgctgctgccttcccctgtgcacgctacactctccacTGCCAGCCCCGCACTATGCTTCAGAGCGGTATCAGCTCTATGCtttagtttaaaataatctttgaaTCCCTGGCTACAGAAcgaaccttcggacacagccctaaAAAAAAGGTATAATACTCTAACTTGTCAATGATTACTACAGAGAAGGGTGATGATAGACGATAttagtgacatttaaaaaaaaggaactaACCACTGACCTGTGGCTTGTGTAAGTGAGCTTGTTGTCTTGACTTTGCTGGTTGTGTCACTGCTCACAGAATACCCCAACTTCCCTTCCACTGTGTATCTAAATTCATACTCTGTGTTCTGTTGCAAGCCTGATACAGTGAGGGTCTCTGTTTTATCAGTGCTGGATTGAATTGCCCATTCCTTCTGATTAATGCACTCCAGATGGTATTTTAGTTTCTGATCAGCATCACTACTGGGAGGCACCACCTTCAGAGTCGCACTGTCatgggtgacatcacagacctcAGGGACGTCAGGTTTTGATGGGatcttgaaatgtatgtatttcgaTGCTCCATTTTCAAACAGGAGAATGCAGGCTCCAGGAAACTCCTGGTCTTCCTTAGACACTATGAAAAACTTTGTTTTCTTATTCTCCCTGTTGATGTTCACTAACTCCTGGAATACCTTCAAATACATTCTTATCTTCAGTTTAGTCTCGTTGCTCACCCATTGCTTGCTCTCTTGATGCAAATATTTACTAAGAGTTGAACTTTGAGTGTTCTTACTCGCTTGGGTTTCAAGGTAGTTTTTTAGATCTTCCAGATATGGTTCTGGCTCGTGCAGTGAGGTGAAGGTAAAGCAAACAATATTTTCAGTCTCATTGTTTAATTCTTCCTCATCTAGCTCATTCACAGAAGATACATGTATGTCTTTTAAAATAGTAAGACAACGTCTCACTGCATTGATTTCTCTTTCTTTGCTGTTCAGCCAAGCATGTTGTGCTTTAAAGTTAAAAGGGGACTCTTCGTGATTGTTTAAAATCTTTCTGAGTGACTCTTCCTTTTGCACACCTCCGCGGATGGAAGGCAGCATGGCGTACAGTTTGCTCATGAAATTCAGCTTGTACTGCGTGTCGCTTTGTTTCAGTTGTTGAATCTTCTCATTGACTTCAGGAAACGTTTGGGTAACAATGTCTTTTATCATGTCGTTGCTTTGCATTTCAATTGTATTAAattgctctaaaacagtttgcaTAGATGTTACCAAGTAGTCACTTATGTTCCTTTCCAGCTTGGCAGCCCTGGAGTCCAGCTTGATTAACGGGTACAGCCAGACCTTCACAGGCACTGCGTTCTCTCCTTTGTCCCCGAGCAATTCTGGAAGAGTTGAGTAGGCTTTCACAGCATCATGGTAAGTCAACGGGTTAGATTCAAGATGAAAATCTCCATAAAATGTACATTCAAATTTTTTAACTTCAGCTTTTTCTGTTCCCTCCAGGTCAATAGAGCCTTGACCTTCCATTTTAATTTTAGGTATTTTACTTATTGCAAGCTCCATTTTTCCATGGATTTCCTGTTGCTTCTCCTCTGAGGATACCTGCTGGTCAAATATGAAATATGCCTGAGCTCCGTACAGCACAGCGGTGACCACGTGAGTCGCTGTCTTGTCTTCAAACACGCTGGGGTGAGACACTTTCTCTTTGGCCAGGTGATTCATGGTCAGATTCTCAAATCGTGTTGTTGTGTAGTACTGCAGAGTGACTCGGGATTGTCTTGTTGATTTCTGTGTGTCGTTGAAGTACTTTGCAGCTCCACCCACTTTAACCAAACCCCCCAGGAGACTCGCCTTCAGGGAAGTGTCCACTTTCAAAGCAGAAGCCTTCTCTTCAATGGAGTCCGAGGCGGTGACTCTGAACTCAGTTATCGGCTGGGATCTTTCATTTATGCTGCCTTGTAGTTCTTCTGGGTTCCACAAAGTAATTCCTGCCATGCAATCAAGATAaacatatttattgttatttgttgtaATACAATCGTCTCTTAAGGCAAAGTTTACATCAGGCTTTAATTAGCTT
This genomic window from Acipenser ruthenus chromosome 53, fAciRut3.2 maternal haplotype, whole genome shotgun sequence contains:
- the LOC117432753 gene encoding stonustoxin subunit alpha-like — translated: MANTGDETLEMAALGRPFQLGMLYDCRKDRLIPGITLWNPEELQGSINERSQPITEFRVTASDSIEEKASALKVDTSLKASLLGGLVKVGGAAKYFNDTQKSTRQSRVTLQYYTTTRFENLTMNHLAKEKVSHPSVFEDKTATHVVTAVLYGAQAYFIFDQQVSSEEKQQEIHGKMELAISKIPKIKMEGQGSIDLEGTEKAEVKKFECTFYGDFHLESNPLTYHDAVKAYSTLPELLGDKGENAVPVKVWLYPLIKLDSRAAKLERNISDYLVTSMQTVLEQFNTIEMQSNDMIKDIVTQTFPEVNEKIQQLKQSDTQYKLNFMSKLYAMLPSIRGGVQKEESLRKILNNHEESPFNFKAQHAWLNSKEREINAVRRCLTILKDIHVSSVNELDEEELNNETENIVCFTFTSLHEPEPYLEDLKNYLETQASKNTQSSTLSKYLHQESKQWVSNETKLKIRMYLKVFQELVNINRENKKTKFFIVSKEDQEFPGACILLFENGASKYIHFKIPSKPDVPEVCDVTHDSATLKVVPPSSDADQKLKYHLECINQKEWAIQSSTDKTETLTVSGLQQNTEYEFRYTVEGKLGYSVSSDTTSKVKTTSSLTQATVNEVAVYSLQAPDPSNRAEFLKYSCQLTLDPNTAHRILCLSEGNRKVTWRRETQRYPDYPERFDYYPQVLCREGLSRTRCYWEIECSGRGADIGVTYKGISRKGGGRSGLLGYNDKSWSLECSDSSYTARHNNNFTAITAPRSPRIGVYLDFNAGTLSFYGVFDTMTLLHRFLTTFTEPLYPGFYIYSDSSVTICQLN